In Aedes albopictus strain Foshan chromosome 3, AalbF5, whole genome shotgun sequence, the following are encoded in one genomic region:
- the LOC134291542 gene encoding proton-associated sugar transporter A-like isoform X1, translated as MYRTTGNDGTAQITDAQILDDMMKKRFDHAKNQTSDYSHLFRSKSRWELVRLTMIIVSIQFTYAAETAFVSPILLSIGLPHTLMTMIWAISPTLGFFLAPLVASVSDQLRVAWGRRRPVLLVLGISLMLGLVILPHGRTIGLWFGDEDIPPQNMSGFRWGILITTVGLIMADFSVETTNGISRTYFLDMCIKEDHPTVLTVAVMIGGIGGFIGYMLGAIDWSDTDVGEMMGSNEATVFAAVVIIVLIGTTVTLTSFREVPLELLEKDELLRPITKAAFEEEKRRQMNLTQASSIMSLESETTERAQIHRDDCNEQPLNFKTFLGNLMRLPKALRILYFTQFLSHLGYLSYCLYFTDFVGREIFYGDAMADEGSQAMKLYHEGVRFGSLGMAIFILSAAIYSMIIERVIRLLSTRSVYIGGLLLNCIGMMLIAVHKSKLMVFICCVTMGIEYATIYSLPFLLISHYHQKQSFDVVDGRCVQSRQTRGFGADISILSSMLFLAQVI; from the exons ATGTACAGGACAACGGGAAACGATGGAACAGCTCAAATTACTGATGCCCAAATTTTGGATGACATGATGAAGAAAAGATTTGATCATGCAAAAAATCAAACGAGCGATTATTCGCATCTGTTTAG ATCTAAATCCCGCTGGGAGCTGGTCCGCTTGACAATGATCATCGTGAGCATCCAGTTCACCTACGCCGCTGAAACGGCATTTGTGTCACCCATCTTGTTGAGTATCGGCCTGCCACACACGCTTATGACCATGATATGGGCCATTTCCCCAACACTCGGTTTCTTTTTGGCCCCACTGGTGGCCTCCGTAAGTGACCAGCTGCGAGTTGCCTGGGGCAGAAGGCGCCCTGTACTGCTCGTGTTGGGGATTAGCTTGATGCTTGGATTGGTGATTTTACCTCACGGACGGACAATCGGGCTTTGGTTTGGCGACGAAGACATCCCTCCACAGAATATGAGTGGATTCCGATGGGGAATTTTGATCACAACCGTGGGACTGATAATGGCCGATTTCAGCGTGGAAACAACCAACGGGATATCTAGGACCTACTTTTTGGATATGTGTATCAAAG aggATCATCCAACTGTTCTGACCGTAGCTGTAATGATTGGAGGAATCGGTGGTTTCATCGGGTACATGCTTGGAGCCATTGACTGGTCCGACACAGACGTCGGAGAAATGATGGGTTCGAATGAAGCAACTGTCTTTGCGGCAGTTGTAATTATTGTTCTTATTGGAACCACCGTTACCTTAACAAGCTTCCGAGAGGTTCCACTCGAATTGTTGGAGAAAGATGAGCTGTTGCGACCCATCACGAAGGCAGCATTCGAGGAGGAGAAACGTCGACAGATGAATCTCACACAAGCTAGCAGTATTATGTCCCTGGAGTCAGAGACCACCGAAAGAGCACAGATTCATCGTGATGATTGCAACGAACAGCCACTGAATTTCAAAACGTTTCTGGGGAATCTCATGAGGCTGCCGAAAGCTTTGCGAATTTTATATTTTACACAGTTTTTGTCCCATTTGGGCTACCTCAGCTATTGTTTGTACTTCACAGACTTTGTCGGCAGGGAAATATTTTACGGAGACGCAATG GCAGACGAAGGTTCGCAAGCCATGAAGTTATACCATGAGGGAGTGCGCTTCGGAAGCCTTGGCATGGCAATCTTCATCCTGAGTGCTGCAATCTACTCCATGATAATCGAGAGAGTGATTCGATTGTTGAG tacTAGATCAGTGTACATCGGGGGACTTTTACTGAACTGTATCGGAATGATGTTGATCGCTGTACATAAATCCAAACTAATGGTTTTCATATGCTGCGTAACTATGGGTATTGAATATGCTACAATCTACTCTTTGCCATTTTTGTTAATTTCTCATTACCATCAGAAGCAATCG TTTGATGTGGTAGATGGCCGATGCGTACAGAGTAGACAGACTCGAGGATTTGGAGCGGATATTTCGATTCTCAGTAGCATGTTGTTTCTTGCTCAGGTTATCTAG
- the LOC134291542 gene encoding proton-associated sugar transporter A-like isoform X2, with the protein MYKPTGDDRTGQLTDNQIADIVLQKRFEHAKLQRSNYSHLFRSKSRWELVRLTMIIVSIQFTYAAETAFVSPILLSIGLPHTLMTMIWAISPTLGFFLAPLVASVSDQLRVAWGRRRPVLLVLGISLMLGLVILPHGRTIGLWFGDEDIPPQNMSGFRWGILITTVGLIMADFSVETTNGISRTYFLDMCIKEDHPTVLTVAVMIGGIGGFIGYMLGAIDWSDTDVGEMMGSNEATVFAAVVIIVLIGTTVTLTSFREVPLELLEKDELLRPITKAAFEEEKRRQMNLTQASSIMSLESETTERAQIHRDDCNEQPLNFKTFLGNLMRLPKALRILYFTQFLSHLGYLSYCLYFTDFVGREIFYGDAMADEGSQAMKLYHEGVRFGSLGMAIFILSAAIYSMIIERVIRLLSTRSVYIGGLLLNCIGMMLIAVHKSKLMVFICCVTMGIEYATIYSLPFLLISHYHQKQSFDVVDGRCVQSRQTRGFGADISILSSMLFLAQIIISLSIGSVIDAYGSTTIVVYSASLFSCLAAFSATQIIYMDL; encoded by the exons ATGTATAAACCTACGGGCGACGACAGAACGGGGCAATTAACGGACAATCAAATAGCAgatattgtgcttcaaaaacgATTTGAGCATGCGAAATTGCAACGCAGTAATTATTCACATTTATTCAG ATCTAAATCCCGCTGGGAGCTGGTCCGCTTGACAATGATCATCGTGAGCATCCAGTTCACCTACGCCGCTGAAACGGCATTTGTGTCACCCATCTTGTTGAGTATCGGCCTGCCACACACGCTTATGACCATGATATGGGCCATTTCCCCAACACTCGGTTTCTTTTTGGCCCCACTGGTGGCCTCCGTAAGTGACCAGCTGCGAGTTGCCTGGGGCAGAAGGCGCCCTGTACTGCTCGTGTTGGGGATTAGCTTGATGCTTGGATTGGTGATTTTACCTCACGGACGGACAATCGGGCTTTGGTTTGGCGACGAAGACATCCCTCCACAGAATATGAGTGGATTCCGATGGGGAATTTTGATCACAACCGTGGGACTGATAATGGCCGATTTCAGCGTGGAAACAACCAACGGGATATCTAGGACCTACTTTTTGGATATGTGTATCAAAG aggATCATCCAACTGTTCTGACCGTAGCTGTAATGATTGGAGGAATCGGTGGTTTCATCGGGTACATGCTTGGAGCCATTGACTGGTCCGACACAGACGTCGGAGAAATGATGGGTTCGAATGAAGCAACTGTCTTTGCGGCAGTTGTAATTATTGTTCTTATTGGAACCACCGTTACCTTAACAAGCTTCCGAGAGGTTCCACTCGAATTGTTGGAGAAAGATGAGCTGTTGCGACCCATCACGAAGGCAGCATTCGAGGAGGAGAAACGTCGACAGATGAATCTCACACAAGCTAGCAGTATTATGTCCCTGGAGTCAGAGACCACCGAAAGAGCACAGATTCATCGTGATGATTGCAACGAACAGCCACTGAATTTCAAAACGTTTCTGGGGAATCTCATGAGGCTGCCGAAAGCTTTGCGAATTTTATATTTTACACAGTTTTTGTCCCATTTGGGCTACCTCAGCTATTGTTTGTACTTCACAGACTTTGTCGGCAGGGAAATATTTTACGGAGACGCAATG GCAGACGAAGGTTCGCAAGCCATGAAGTTATACCATGAGGGAGTGCGCTTCGGAAGCCTTGGCATGGCAATCTTCATCCTGAGTGCTGCAATCTACTCCATGATAATCGAGAGAGTGATTCGATTGTTGAG tacTAGATCAGTGTACATCGGGGGACTTTTACTGAACTGTATCGGAATGATGTTGATCGCTGTACATAAATCCAAACTAATGGTTTTCATATGCTGCGTAACTATGGGTATTGAATATGCTACAATCTACTCTTTGCCATTTTTGTTAATTTCTCATTACCATCAGAAGCAATCG TTTGATGTGGTAGATGGCCGATGCGTACAGAGTAGACAGACTCGAGGATTTGGAGCGGATATTTCGATTCTCAGTAGCATGTTGTTTCTTGCTCAG ATCATAATCTCTCTATCGATTGGAAGTGTTATCGATGCATACGGCAGTACAACGATTGTGGTTTATTCTGCAAGTCTCTTCTCCTGTTTAGCTGCATTCTCAGCGACGCAGATTATCTACATGGATCTCTAG